One stretch of Vicinamibacterales bacterium DNA includes these proteins:
- a CDS encoding efflux RND transporter permease subunit → MSIPRIAIERPVTMFMISMVIILLGGISLTRLPVDLMPDTQMPTITVRVGYTGVGPLEMEELVTRPIEQAVSAVAGLERVDSTSAEGNANIRLNFAWGTDLSEAADEVRTRLDRVRGRMPEDADPPTVFKFDSTSMPIMGIGVEGDFDPVTLRELAQNDLSPRLERVAGVAAVTINGGLRRQIRVDLSREKLTALNLSPDRIVQILRTENQNIPLGEVNDADRTLLLRSPGQFTNIDEIRNLVVLTREGVPVYLRDIADVRDTTEDRRSFMRINGTPGIRMQVTKQSGTNTIQIAEGVKKEIDRINADVDGIKLQVLDDQSKFIDRAIGSVTEHAMVGGLLVIAIIFLFLRDIKSTLIICTSIPVSVIGTFALLYFGGYTLNTLTFGGLALGIGMIVDAAIVVLENTYRHLEMGKDRVTAAIDGSEEVWSAILASTLTHIAVFVPMLFLTGVSSIMFGQLAAVVSFSLAMSLLVAVTIVPVLCSRMLDAPHTSHAGAGVMAGLNRKVDGALDRLDEFYARMLHKALEHRPTVFAVGFALFAVAMVLLPRIGFEFQPQTDEGEITVDAELAVGSRIEKTEAVLIGLEEKIRQVVPEATMLITQAGGGGGGFGGGSTHRGNVNVRLVPRDERSRTNEAIAMQLRRDLSGIPGVIVRARPSGGQNQMMRGMGGGGGDGRMSIEILGHDLETSKNIAQDLKAMLDTTPGIADSRLQREEGRPELAVRVDRDKAALLGLTVTGVANTIRTNVAGTQAAMFRDAGNEYPIIVRLREEDREEVAEVGDVLLNTPSGQVLPAKNVMIIDRDTGPVSIERKNQERVQRVNAETETTLSEAVDAVRARMGEINVPKDFAVGFGSEVEEQAKSFNELRLVLILAIVLVYTVMASQYESLKDPFIIIFSIPLAAIGVVGMLMATGTPFSMQAYIGVIMLAGIVVSNAILLVDYTNTLRHRDKMPLRAAIELAGRHRLRPILMTSACTALGLVPMALGIGEGAELQAPLARVVIGGLLTSTLITLVFVPAMYTLFEEGWSGIFKKGAPAPVEAGH, encoded by the coding sequence ATGAGTATTCCGCGCATTGCCATTGAACGCCCGGTCACGATGTTCATGATCAGCATGGTCATCATCCTGCTGGGCGGCATCTCGCTCACCCGCCTGCCGGTGGACCTGATGCCTGACACGCAGATGCCCACCATCACGGTGCGGGTCGGCTACACGGGCGTCGGCCCGCTCGAAATGGAGGAACTGGTCACGCGGCCCATCGAGCAGGCGGTCAGCGCCGTCGCCGGCCTCGAGCGCGTCGACTCGACCTCGGCCGAAGGCAACGCCAACATCCGGCTGAATTTCGCGTGGGGCACCGACCTCAGCGAGGCGGCGGATGAGGTGCGCACGCGCCTCGACCGCGTGCGCGGCCGCATGCCGGAAGACGCCGACCCCCCCACCGTGTTCAAGTTCGACTCGACCTCGATGCCGATCATGGGCATCGGCGTCGAGGGCGACTTCGACCCGGTCACCCTCCGCGAGCTGGCGCAAAACGACCTGTCCCCGCGCCTCGAGCGCGTCGCCGGCGTCGCCGCCGTCACCATCAACGGCGGCCTGCGCCGCCAGATTCGCGTCGACCTCTCGCGCGAGAAGCTCACCGCCCTCAACCTCTCGCCCGACCGCATCGTCCAGATCCTGCGCACCGAGAACCAGAACATTCCGCTGGGTGAGGTCAACGACGCCGACCGCACGCTGCTGCTGCGCAGCCCCGGCCAGTTCACCAACATCGACGAGATCCGCAACCTGGTGGTGCTGACCCGCGAGGGCGTGCCGGTCTACCTGCGCGACATCGCCGACGTCCGCGACACCACCGAAGACCGCCGCTCGTTCATGCGCATCAACGGCACGCCCGGCATCCGCATGCAGGTGACCAAGCAGTCCGGCACCAACACCATCCAGATCGCCGAGGGCGTGAAGAAGGAAATCGACCGCATCAACGCCGACGTCGACGGCATCAAGCTGCAGGTGCTCGACGACCAGTCCAAGTTCATCGACCGCGCCATTGGCAGCGTGACCGAGCACGCCATGGTCGGCGGCCTGCTGGTGATCGCGATCATCTTCCTGTTCCTGCGCGACATCAAGTCGACGCTGATCATCTGCACCTCGATCCCGGTGTCGGTAATCGGCACCTTCGCGCTGCTCTACTTCGGCGGCTACACGCTCAACACCCTGACCTTCGGCGGGTTGGCGCTGGGCATCGGCATGATCGTCGATGCCGCCATCGTCGTGCTGGAGAACACCTACCGGCACCTCGAGATGGGCAAGGACCGCGTCACCGCCGCGATCGACGGCAGCGAGGAGGTGTGGTCGGCGATTCTGGCCTCCACGCTCACGCACATCGCCGTGTTCGTGCCGATGCTGTTCCTGACCGGCGTGTCGAGCATCATGTTCGGCCAGCTGGCGGCGGTGGTGTCATTCTCGCTCGCCATGTCGCTGCTGGTCGCCGTCACCATCGTGCCGGTGCTGTGCTCGCGCATGCTCGACGCGCCGCACACCTCGCATGCCGGCGCCGGCGTCATGGCCGGCCTCAACCGCAAGGTTGACGGGGCCCTCGACCGCCTCGACGAGTTCTACGCCCGCATGCTGCACAAGGCGCTGGAGCACCGCCCCACCGTCTTCGCGGTCGGCTTCGCGCTGTTTGCCGTGGCCATGGTGCTGCTGCCCCGCATCGGCTTCGAGTTCCAGCCGCAGACCGACGAGGGCGAGATCACCGTGGATGCGGAACTGGCGGTCGGCTCCCGCATTGAGAAGACCGAGGCCGTGCTGATCGGTCTCGAGGAGAAGATTCGCCAGGTCGTGCCCGAGGCCACCATGCTGATCACGCAGGCCGGCGGCGGCGGTGGCGGGTTCGGCGGCGGCTCGACGCACCGCGGCAACGTCAACGTCCGGCTGGTGCCGCGCGACGAGCGCAGCCGCACCAACGAAGCCATTGCCATGCAGTTGCGCCGCGACCTGTCGGGCATCCCCGGCGTCATCGTCCGCGCCCGCCCGTCGGGCGGCCAGAACCAGATGATGCGCGGCATGGGCGGCGGCGGCGGCGACGGCCGCATGTCGATTGAGATTCTCGGTCACGACCTCGAAACGTCGAAGAACATCGCGCAGGACCTGAAGGCGATGCTCGACACCACGCCCGGCATCGCCGACTCGCGCCTGCAGCGCGAGGAAGGCCGTCCCGAACTGGCCGTGCGCGTCGATCGCGACAAGGCGGCCCTGCTGGGCCTGACCGTGACCGGCGTCGCCAACACCATCCGCACCAACGTCGCCGGCACGCAGGCCGCCATGTTCCGCGACGCCGGCAACGAGTACCCGATCATCGTCCGCCTCCGCGAGGAGGATCGCGAGGAGGTGGCCGAAGTCGGCGACGTTCTGCTGAACACGCCGTCCGGCCAGGTGCTGCCGGCCAAGAACGTGATGATCATCGACCGCGACACCGGCCCGGTGTCGATCGAGCGGAAGAACCAGGAGCGCGTGCAGCGCGTCAACGCCGAGACGGAAACCACCTTGAGCGAGGCGGTGGACGCGGTGCGCGCCCGCATGGGCGAGATCAACGTGCCGAAAGACTTCGCGGTGGGCTTCGGCAGCGAGGTCGAGGAACAGGCCAAGTCGTTCAACGAACTGCGCCTCGTGCTGATCCTCGCCATCGTGCTGGTCTACACGGTGATGGCGTCGCAGTACGAATCGCTGAAGGACCCGTTCATCATCATCTTCTCCATCCCGCTGGCCGCCATCGGCGTGGTCGGCATGTTGATGGCGACCGGGACGCCGTTCAGCATGCAGGCCTACATCGGCGTCATCATGCTGGCCGGCATCGTCGTCAGCAACGCCATCCTGCTGGTGGACTACACCAACACCCTCCGGCACCGCGACAAGATGCCGCTGCGGGCGGCGATCGAGCTGGCGGGACGGCACCGGCTGCGCCCGATTCTGATGACCTCGGCCTGCACGGCGCTCGGCCTGGTGCCGATGGCCCTCGGCATCGGCGAAGGCGCCGAACTGCAGGCGCCGCTGGCCCGCGTGGTCATCGGCGGGTTGCTGACCTCCACCCTGATCACGCTGGTCTTCGTGCCGGCGATGTATACGCTGTTCGAAGAAGGCTGGAGCGGAATCTTCAAGAAGGGCGCGCCTGCGCCCGTCGAAGCAGGGCACTAA
- a CDS encoding efflux RND transporter periplasmic adaptor subunit, whose translation MLIALVVAVAGGAAAYFGVFSRSDAAAPGAGGQQAGAPGAPGRGGAAGGAQRPPAQGGGGGGFPGMGGGGGGPRAPMTVELGAVKKGDVAAHLTVVGNLIGLQTVDVAPRTNGRLMSVNVQLGDPVRRGQVLAKIEDREIVEQVSQAEASQQVSKATIRQREADLKVAEVNFARSKNLFERQLLAKQALDDAESRFLAAEAQIDLSKAQLMQAEARLKELKINLQNTNVTSPVDGFVGKRNVDPGAMVSQNTPIASVVDISKLKMVVNVVEKDIRLVTVGDSGDVDVDAYPGEKFHGRIARVAPVLDPATRTATMEIEIANTDKRLKPGMYARVSLTVEERKDTLVAPKSAVVDFESKRGVWMPNENNRAKFVPVELGIEDAERVEIKSGLKEGDQIVTTGATAVRNNDLLVIAGAAAPGGPGGPGGRGGATGGTGRKFQGGPRPGGMTGQPGAPGGDGAAAPRRPGGPRPPQ comes from the coding sequence GTGTTGATTGCTTTGGTGGTGGCGGTAGCGGGTGGCGCCGCGGCGTACTTCGGCGTGTTCTCCCGTTCGGATGCGGCCGCGCCCGGTGCCGGCGGCCAGCAGGCCGGCGCGCCTGGCGCCCCGGGCCGCGGCGGTGCGGCCGGCGGCGCGCAACGTCCGCCGGCCCAGGGCGGCGGCGGTGGCGGCTTTCCCGGCATGGGTGGAGGCGGCGGTGGTCCGCGCGCCCCGATGACGGTTGAACTGGGCGCGGTGAAGAAGGGCGACGTCGCCGCGCACCTGACCGTGGTCGGCAATCTCATCGGCCTGCAAACCGTGGACGTCGCGCCGCGCACCAACGGCCGCTTGATGTCGGTCAACGTGCAGCTGGGCGACCCCGTCCGCCGCGGCCAGGTGCTGGCCAAGATCGAGGACCGCGAAATCGTCGAGCAGGTCAGCCAGGCCGAGGCCTCGCAGCAGGTCTCGAAGGCGACCATCCGCCAGCGTGAAGCCGACCTCAAGGTCGCGGAAGTCAACTTCGCGCGCTCGAAGAACCTCTTCGAACGGCAGCTCCTCGCCAAGCAGGCCCTGGACGACGCCGAGTCGCGCTTCCTCGCCGCCGAGGCGCAGATCGACCTTTCCAAGGCCCAGTTGATGCAGGCCGAAGCGCGGCTCAAGGAGCTGAAGATCAACCTGCAGAACACCAACGTCACCTCGCCGGTCGATGGCTTCGTCGGCAAGCGCAACGTCGACCCGGGCGCCATGGTGTCGCAGAACACGCCGATCGCCTCGGTGGTGGACATCTCGAAGCTGAAGATGGTGGTGAACGTGGTGGAGAAAGACATTCGCCTCGTCACGGTCGGCGACAGCGGCGACGTCGACGTGGACGCCTACCCGGGCGAGAAGTTCCACGGCCGCATTGCCCGCGTCGCGCCGGTGCTCGACCCGGCGACGCGCACCGCGACCATGGAAATCGAGATCGCCAACACCGACAAGCGCCTGAAGCCGGGCATGTATGCGCGCGTCAGCCTCACCGTTGAAGAGCGTAAGGACACGCTGGTGGCGCCCAAGTCGGCGGTGGTGGACTTCGAGAGCAAGCGCGGCGTGTGGATGCCCAACGAAAACAACCGCGCCAAGTTCGTCCCGGTGGAACTGGGCATCGAAGACGCGGAACGCGTCGAGATCAAGAGCGGTCTCAAGGAAGGCGACCAGATCGTCACCACCGGCGCCACGGCGGTCCGCAATAACGACCTGCTGGTCATCGCCGGCGCCGCCGCGCCGGGTGGCCCCGGTGGACCGGGTGGACGGGGCGGTGCCACCGGCGGCACCGGACGGAAGTTCCAGGGCGGTCCGCGTCCCGGAGGCATGACCGGCCAGCCGGGCGCGCCCGGCGGTGACGGCGCGGCCGCACCGCGGCGACCGGGCGGTCCGCGGCCGCCTCAATAA
- a CDS encoding TolC family protein has translation MNFSTSTFVAAALCAATLASAQTTPAADAARHNAVVQQAVRTYEQGLAAMGAAAAQPGTTSGSLRELRLEEAVSIALEKNLDIQVARLEPQSVDFLVAGFRNTYRPSITSTLGLRDQYQLPTSSLNGGTKVNNGTRTYNFGLAQNVNKFGGNYTVNWSNQRVETSNTFSTFNPSFTTNLVAAYTQPLMRGFKIDNTRQQLLINLINRDISEESARATITQTLANVRNAYWDLVFAQSAVEVAQRAVELADKLVVDNQARVEVGTLAPLDIVQAQAEAATRRQNLAAAEAAAQTAELTLKRYLVSGTDDPLWRQTIRPVDLPSLGPAPSDIDGAIRKALAERTDVLSARKNLDSSDISLRYFKNQSLPAMDLNASYGAQGLGGTAIVRTGPLGNQTISQIIPGGYGDALSLLKARDYPTWNLNVTMSYPIGGNQAEAQHARARIQRTQAETRLRALEVQIAAEVANAALTVQSNLKRVEAATAARELAMKRLEAEQSRFEVGMTTNFFVVQAQRDLRDAQNTELRALADYRKSLVNFERAQQSPAGGGGGGLNASTGGQ, from the coding sequence ATGAACTTTTCTACGAGTACGTTCGTCGCGGCAGCCTTGTGCGCCGCCACCCTCGCGTCAGCGCAGACCACGCCGGCGGCCGATGCCGCCCGTCACAACGCGGTGGTCCAGCAGGCGGTCAGGACCTACGAGCAGGGCCTCGCGGCGATGGGTGCGGCGGCTGCCCAGCCCGGCACGACGTCAGGGTCGCTGCGCGAATTGCGCCTCGAAGAAGCGGTCTCGATCGCGCTCGAGAAGAACCTCGACATCCAGGTGGCGCGCCTCGAGCCGCAGTCGGTGGACTTTCTCGTCGCCGGCTTCCGCAACACCTATCGCCCGTCGATAACCTCCACGCTCGGCCTGCGCGACCAGTACCAGTTGCCGACCAGCAGCCTGAACGGCGGCACCAAGGTCAACAACGGTACCCGGACCTATAACTTCGGCCTGGCGCAGAACGTGAACAAGTTTGGCGGCAACTACACGGTGAACTGGTCCAACCAGCGCGTGGAAACGTCGAACACGTTCTCCACGTTCAATCCCAGCTTCACGACCAACCTGGTGGCCGCCTACACCCAGCCGCTGATGCGCGGCTTCAAGATCGACAACACGCGGCAGCAGTTGCTGATCAACCTGATCAACCGCGACATCTCTGAAGAAAGCGCGCGGGCGACGATCACGCAGACCCTGGCCAACGTGCGGAACGCCTATTGGGACCTGGTGTTCGCGCAAAGCGCGGTGGAAGTCGCGCAGCGCGCCGTGGAGCTCGCCGACAAGCTGGTCGTCGACAACCAGGCGCGCGTCGAAGTCGGCACGCTGGCGCCGCTCGACATCGTGCAGGCGCAGGCCGAGGCAGCGACCCGCCGCCAGAACCTGGCCGCGGCCGAGGCGGCGGCGCAGACCGCCGAGCTGACGCTGAAGCGCTACCTGGTGAGCGGCACGGACGATCCCCTGTGGCGCCAGACTATTCGTCCGGTGGATCTCCCGTCGCTCGGTCCCGCCCCGTCCGACATCGACGGCGCCATCCGCAAGGCGCTCGCGGAACGCACCGACGTGCTCTCGGCCCGCAAGAACCTGGACTCCAGCGACATCAGCCTGCGCTACTTCAAGAACCAGTCGCTGCCGGCGATGGACCTGAATGCCAGCTACGGCGCACAAGGACTGGGCGGCACGGCCATTGTCCGGACCGGCCCGCTGGGCAACCAGACGATCTCGCAGATCATTCCCGGCGGCTACGGCGACGCGCTGTCGTTGCTCAAGGCCCGCGACTATCCGACCTGGAACCTGAACGTGACCATGAGCTATCCGATTGGCGGCAACCAGGCCGAGGCCCAGCACGCGCGGGCGCGCATTCAGCGGACCCAGGCCGAGACGCGGCTCCGCGCCCTCGAAGTGCAGATCGCCGCGGAAGTCGCCAACGCGGCGCTGACCGTGCAGAGCAACCTCAAGCGCGTTGAGGCGGCGACCGCCGCGCGCGAGCTGGCGATGAAGCGGCTCGAAGCCGAACAGAGCCGGTTCGAGGTCGGCATGACGACCAATTTCTTCGTGGTGCAAGCGCAGCGTGATTTGCGCGACGCGCAGAACACCGAACTGCGGGCGCTGGCCGATTACCGCAAGTCGCTCGTGAACTTCGAGCGGGCGCAGCAGTCGCCCGCCGGCGGCGGTGGCGGCGGCTTGAACGCCAGCACCGGCGGACAGTAA
- a CDS encoding periplasmic heavy metal sensor — MSLFVFAAAHPAAAQGFKWWQMERFQKSLTLTQEQIDRLEAIFQTAEPSLRAQKAALDKYEFKLSKVIADTASDEATVLQAAERVESARAELSRTRTLQLFRMRRVLSEEQNAKMKEMHDADRRERDRRPRGQQSEKPKGELSDGACH; from the coding sequence TTGTCTCTGTTTGTGTTCGCCGCGGCCCATCCCGCCGCGGCCCAAGGCTTCAAGTGGTGGCAGATGGAGCGGTTCCAGAAGAGCCTCACGCTGACGCAGGAGCAGATCGACCGGCTGGAGGCCATCTTCCAGACCGCCGAACCGTCCCTGCGCGCGCAGAAGGCCGCTCTCGACAAGTACGAGTTCAAGCTGTCGAAGGTCATCGCCGACACGGCGTCGGACGAAGCCACGGTCCTGCAGGCCGCCGAACGGGTCGAGTCCGCCCGGGCGGAGTTGAGCCGCACGCGCACGCTGCAACTGTTTCGCATGCGCCGCGTCCTATCCGAGGAACAGAACGCCAAGATGAAGGAAATGCACGACGCCGACCGCCGCGAGCGCGATCGCCGGCCGCGGGGTCAGCAGTCCGAGAAGCCGAAGGGCGAGCTGTCAGACGGCGCGTGCCACTAA
- a CDS encoding RNA polymerase sigma factor has protein sequence MAGQPNVDLAAPPRPSDGAHPSPASVLAAEIKALVARGDRDAARERFGALVALLQRRAIRIAFQYLRDAADADEVVQDAFIKVFLHIEQYRNELPFDVWFTRILVNAALDRIKARARQQRWISHSTDEDDGRPAEQVAAGDASNERRLLAKERWAHVTQAVAGLPDRQRLVFTLCHLDEQTPAEISAATGMSQATVRVHLFRALRKLRGVLGGQA, from the coding sequence ATGGCAGGACAGCCCAACGTCGACCTCGCCGCCCCGCCCCGTCCCTCGGACGGCGCCCACCCGTCTCCCGCCTCCGTCCTGGCGGCCGAGATCAAGGCGCTCGTCGCGCGCGGCGACCGGGACGCCGCCAGGGAACGCTTCGGGGCGTTGGTGGCACTGCTCCAGCGGCGCGCAATTCGAATCGCGTTTCAGTACCTGCGCGACGCGGCGGATGCCGACGAAGTGGTCCAGGACGCCTTCATCAAGGTGTTCCTGCACATCGAGCAATACCGGAACGAGCTGCCGTTTGACGTCTGGTTCACGCGCATCCTGGTGAACGCCGCGCTGGATCGCATCAAGGCGCGGGCCAGGCAGCAACGGTGGATCAGCCACTCGACCGATGAAGACGACGGGCGGCCGGCCGAGCAAGTGGCGGCCGGCGACGCCTCGAACGAACGCCGGTTGCTGGCGAAGGAGCGGTGGGCGCACGTGACGCAGGCCGTGGCGGGGCTTCCTGACCGCCAGCGCCTGGTGTTTACGCTGTGTCACCTGGACGAGCAGACGCCGGCGGAGATCAGCGCCGCCACCGGCATGAGTCAGGCCACCGTTCGGGTCCACTTGTTCCGGGCCCTGCGGAAGTTACGAGGAGTGTTGGGAGGCCAGGCATGA
- a CDS encoding phosphoenolpyruvate carboxykinase, with amino-acid sequence MSNAQAGRSLDAHGVHSSKPVHFNLSAPALYEHAIRRQEGHIAAEGPLVCRTGAHTGRSPNDKFVVKEPSSEGNVWWGKVNRPIEPAHFDALRRDIVAHLKGQELFVQDLYAGADAEYRLPVRFIQELAWQSLFVRNLFIVPPAGELAAFEPQFTVLVAPSLKADPARHGTRSDVAVAINFASREVLICGTSYAGENKKAIFTVLNYLLPLRQVLAMHCSANIGPAGDTTLFFGLSGTGKTTLSSDPERQLIGDDEHGWSDRGVFNFEGGCYAKMIRLSAEAEPQIFSTTRRFGTVLENVVMDHDSRALDFDDQSLTENTRGAYPIEFIDNAVPSGAGGHPKNIVMLTADAYGVLPPIARLSAEGAMYHYLSGYTAKVAGTEKGVTEPSATFSTCFGAPFLPLNPNVYAKQLGERIAKYQARVWLVNTGWSGGPYGVGSRMKIAYTRAMIRAALSGALDAVEYRRHPVFNIEVPTAVPDVADSVLDPRGTWGDKAAYDAQAGKLARMFVENFKTNFADADPAVAAAGPSV; translated from the coding sequence ATGAGTAATGCACAGGCGGGGCGCAGCTTGGATGCCCACGGGGTTCATTCCTCGAAGCCGGTTCACTTCAACTTGTCGGCGCCCGCGTTGTATGAGCACGCGATTCGCCGCCAGGAAGGCCACATCGCCGCGGAAGGCCCCCTGGTGTGCCGCACCGGCGCGCACACCGGCCGCTCGCCCAACGACAAGTTCGTGGTCAAGGAACCCTCGAGCGAGGGCAATGTCTGGTGGGGCAAGGTCAACCGGCCGATCGAGCCCGCCCACTTCGACGCGTTGCGCCGCGACATCGTCGCGCACCTGAAGGGCCAGGAACTCTTCGTGCAGGATCTCTACGCCGGCGCGGATGCCGAGTACCGCCTGCCGGTCCGCTTCATCCAGGAACTGGCCTGGCAGAGCCTGTTCGTGCGCAACCTCTTCATCGTCCCGCCCGCCGGCGAGCTGGCCGCCTTTGAACCGCAGTTCACGGTGCTCGTGGCGCCGTCGCTCAAGGCCGATCCGGCCCGGCACGGCACCCGCTCGGACGTGGCGGTGGCGATCAACTTCGCCTCCCGCGAAGTGCTGATTTGCGGCACCAGCTACGCCGGCGAGAACAAGAAGGCGATCTTCACGGTCCTGAACTACCTGCTGCCGCTTCGCCAGGTGCTGGCCATGCACTGCTCGGCCAACATCGGCCCCGCCGGCGACACCACGCTGTTCTTCGGCCTGTCGGGCACGGGCAAGACGACGCTGTCGAGCGACCCCGAGCGCCAGTTGATTGGCGACGACGAGCACGGCTGGAGCGACCGCGGCGTGTTCAACTTCGAGGGCGGTTGCTACGCCAAGATGATCCGGCTGTCGGCGGAAGCCGAGCCGCAGATCTTCTCGACCACCCGCCGCTTTGGCACCGTGCTCGAGAACGTGGTGATGGATCACGACTCGCGCGCGCTCGATTTCGATGATCAGTCGCTGACCGAGAACACGCGCGGCGCCTATCCCATCGAGTTCATCGACAACGCCGTGCCGTCGGGTGCCGGCGGACATCCGAAGAACATCGTGATGCTGACGGCCGACGCCTACGGCGTGCTGCCGCCGATCGCGCGGCTGTCGGCCGAGGGCGCCATGTATCACTACCTGTCGGGCTACACCGCGAAGGTGGCCGGCACCGAAAAGGGCGTGACCGAACCGAGCGCGACGTTCAGTACCTGCTTCGGCGCGCCGTTCCTGCCGCTCAATCCCAACGTCTACGCGAAGCAGCTCGGCGAGCGCATCGCGAAGTACCAGGCGCGGGTGTGGCTGGTGAATACCGGCTGGTCCGGCGGCCCCTACGGCGTCGGCAGCCGCATGAAGATCGCCTACACGCGGGCGATGATTCGCGCCGCGCTGTCGGGCGCGCTCGACGCGGTGGAGTATCGGCGTCACCCGGTCTTCAACATCGAGGTGCCGACGGCGGTGCCGGACGTGGCGGACAGCGTGCTCGATCCCCGCGGGACGTGGGGCGACAAGGCGGCGTATGACGCCCAGGCCGGGAAGCTGGCCCGCATGTTCGTGGAGAACTTCAAGACGAACTTTGCCGACGCCGATCCGGCGGTGGCTGCCGCGGGACCGTCGGTTTAG
- the gatB gene encoding Asp-tRNA(Asn)/Glu-tRNA(Gln) amidotransferase subunit GatB, with protein sequence MTYEAVIGLEIHAQLLTATKIFCGCATAFGAPPNAHTCPVCVGLPGALPVLNRRAVDLAVTAALALGCEVQERSVFARKNYFYPDLPKGYQISQYELPLALGGGLQMPASVGGRFVKLTRIHMEEDAGKSLHEGFADSDRKTYLDFNRSGVPLVEIVSEPDMRSAEEAALFFETLRQILVWLGVNDGNMDEGSLRCDANVSIRRPGDTTLGTKTEVKNVNSFRYLEKAIQYEIGRHIDVIDHGGRIVQETRLFDAAQGKTYSMRSKEEAHDYRYFPEPDLPPLMVDAARRDRIAASLPELPEARRRRVIAEYAIPDYDAALLTQTRGVADYFEDAARRSGNAKAASNWVMGEVLRNMKERAVGIEAVPISPAALAGLIGIVEKGTISSTVAKDVFAKMYESGRAAEDIVAADGLAQISDTSSLEPIVQRVLAANPDVVAEIKAGKDRKFQFLVGQVMKETKGKGDPKLVTDLMRAAIGA encoded by the coding sequence ATGACCTACGAGGCCGTTATCGGGCTGGAAATCCACGCCCAGCTGCTCACGGCCACGAAGATTTTTTGCGGCTGTGCCACGGCGTTTGGCGCGCCGCCCAACGCCCACACCTGCCCGGTATGTGTGGGGTTGCCGGGCGCGCTGCCGGTGCTCAACCGGCGCGCCGTGGATCTCGCCGTTACCGCCGCCCTGGCCCTCGGCTGCGAGGTGCAGGAGCGGTCGGTGTTCGCCCGCAAGAACTACTTCTATCCGGACCTGCCGAAGGGCTACCAGATCTCGCAGTACGAACTGCCGCTGGCGCTGGGCGGCGGGCTGCAGATGCCGGCGTCGGTCGGCGGCCGCTTCGTCAAGCTGACCCGCATCCACATGGAAGAGGATGCGGGGAAGTCCCTCCACGAGGGCTTCGCGGATTCCGATCGCAAGACCTACCTCGATTTCAACCGCAGCGGCGTGCCGCTGGTTGAGATCGTGAGCGAGCCGGACATGCGGTCGGCCGAAGAGGCGGCCCTGTTCTTCGAGACGCTCCGGCAGATCCTGGTGTGGCTCGGCGTCAACGACGGCAACATGGACGAGGGCAGCCTGCGCTGCGACGCCAACGTGTCGATCCGGCGCCCAGGCGACACCACGCTCGGCACCAAGACCGAGGTCAAGAACGTCAACTCCTTCCGGTATCTCGAGAAAGCGATCCAGTACGAGATCGGCCGGCACATCGACGTCATCGATCACGGCGGCCGCATCGTGCAGGAGACGCGGTTGTTCGACGCCGCGCAGGGCAAGACCTATTCGATGCGCAGCAAGGAAGAGGCGCACGACTATCGCTACTTCCCGGAACCGGACCTGCCGCCGCTGATGGTGGACGCCGCGCGCCGAGACCGCATCGCGGCGTCGTTGCCGGAACTGCCGGAGGCGCGGCGCCGCCGCGTGATCGCCGAGTACGCCATTCCCGACTACGACGCGGCCCTGCTGACCCAGACGCGAGGGGTCGCCGACTATTTCGAAGACGCGGCGCGGCGATCGGGCAACGCCAAGGCCGCCAGTAACTGGGTGATGGGCGAAGTGCTGCGCAACATGAAGGAACGCGCCGTGGGCATCGAGGCGGTGCCGATCTCGCCGGCCGCGCTGGCCGGGCTGATCGGCATCGTCGAGAAGGGCACCATCAGTTCCACGGTGGCCAAGGACGTGTTCGCGAAGATGTACGAATCGGGACGCGCGGCGGAGGACATCGTCGCCGCGGACGGCCTGGCGCAGATCTCGGACACCTCGAGCCTCGAGCCAATCGTGCAGCGGGTGCTGGCCGCCAATCCGGACGTGGTGGCCGAGATCAAGGCCGGCAAGGATCGGAAGTTCCAGTTCCTGGTCGGCCAGGTGATGAAAGAGACGAAGGGGAAGGGCGACCCCAAGCTGGTCACTGATTTGATGCGCGCGGCCATCGGGGCCTGA